From one Colletotrichum destructivum chromosome 3, complete sequence genomic stretch:
- a CDS encoding Putative cutinase/acetylxylan esterase, jacalin-like lectin domain, alpha/Beta hydrolase: MKFFIVVVLVLQCALALGLPAVIVPKSNHGERDRHTHSLQVRRNPVLVENEALDGKCKKIMFFYLRGSTQEPNMGKQPGPQLAEYLRQTLTAERIAVQGIEYAASLLDNACVNNQLCRPREVTTAERQIRQYMDKCPEAVVLAAGYSQGAAMLSSVISNRLEQKYKDRITAVVTFGNTMQVYNKNTIPNFPPDLVQMFCNKLDPVCRVGVPLGAALPGHLDYRKSAKPAAEFLIKKLAAAKRWPSVPVIADIDRSKFASMGLTFRNIFRGAPKGTSEAFNDAEKLGSLTEPRLVNVYGRGGARVDFLGVAVDGVADVLEHGGKGGDYKEMRLDEGEFWTKAEVCNGQKKGKDRIGYFRAESSKGKNMEVGKRTNQCQKYVAEKGGYFVGLYGEAGSEIDSLGLIEHVGS; encoded by the exons ATGAAGTTCTTCATTGTTGTGGTGCTGGTCTTGCAGTGTGCGCTCGCACTCGGCCTCCCGGCAGTAATAGTACCTAAAAGCAACCATGGCGAAAGAGACCGGCACACCCACTCTCTACAAGTCAGACGGAACCCGGTCTTAGTCGAGAACGAGGCCCTAGATGGCAAGTGCAAGAAAATCATGTTTTTTTACCTACGCGGAAGCACACAGGAGCCTAACATG GGCAAACAGCCTGGGCCTCAACTTGCCGAGTATCTCCGCCAGACTCTGACAGCAGAGAGGATTGCAGTGCAAGGGATAGAATACGCAGCGAGTCTCCTGGACAATGCCTGCGTCAACAACCAGCTATGCCGGCCGAGGGAGGTCACGACTGCGGAAAGGCAAATCCGACAATACATGGACAAGTGccccgaggccgtcgtcctAGCGGCTGGTTATAGTCAGGGCGCCGCAATGCTGTCGAGTGTCATATCGAACCGACTTGAGCAGAAATACAAGGACAGGATCACTGCCGTCGTCACCTTTGGCAATACGATGCAAGTCTACAACAAGAACACGATACCAAACTTTCCACCCGACTTGGTGCAGATGTTCTGCAACAAGCTCGACCCGGTCTG CCGAGTTGGTGTACCGCTCGGAGCGGCGTTGCCTGGGCATTTAGACTACCGAAAGTCGGCGAAGCCCGCGGCCGAATTCCTCATCAAGAAGCTAGCAGCTGCCAAGAGGTGGCCCTCAGTACCTGTCATCGCGGACATCGATCGGTCAAAGTTCGCATCCATGGGCCTTACTTTCCGAAACATCTTCCGCGGAGCACCCAAAGGCACCTCGGAGGCGTTcaacgacgccgagaagctcggctCGCTGACAGAACCCAGGCTGGTCAACGTCTACGGCAGAGGCGGCGCGCGGGTGGACTTCCTAGGCGTGGCGGTGGACGGCGTGGCCGACGTGTTGGAgcacggcggcaagggcggcgactACAAGGAGATGCGGcttgacgagggcgagttCTGGACAAAGGCCGAGGTGTGCAACGGccagaagaagggcaaggaccGCATCGGATACTTCCGAGCTGAAAGCAGCAAGGGAAAGAATATGGAGGTTGGGAAGAGAACAAACCAATGCCAGAAGTATGTGGCAGAGAAGGGCGGGTACTTTGTAGGCTTATACGGAGAGGCTGGCAGCGAGATCGACTCGCTCGGCTTGATTGAGCATGTTGGCAGCTAA
- a CDS encoding Putative short-chain dehydrogenase/reductase SDR, NAD(P)-binding domain superfamily, whose translation MNLHTDDLRRCGRGGIGEALVTEYTRRGVHAIATVLPHEASDHLSDAGITFFPLDVTNEQSIIDLKAALQKLTSGNLDILVNCAGIAYTMTAIDTDVGAVQRMFDINLFGPMRMVHHLHEMIIQAKGTIVNIGSIGGIIPFMYGSSYNASKAGLHHWGNTLRVEMAPFGVKVITVISGEVSTNILKNDAHRKLPEGSYYSVLSENFQRHVLRTPEGATDRFDYATNVVAQSLKSSPPSWFWYGSFTGVTRFLDMFCWRTVWDTLMWNMFSLDKLKQAHSTLAKQLAY comes from the exons ATGAATCTACATACTGATGACCTGCGCAGATGTGGCCGCGGTGGCATCGGCGAAGCCCTCGTGACCGAATACACCCGCCGTGGCGTCCACGCCATCGCGACTGTGCTCCCCCACGAGGCGAGCGACCACCTCTCGGACGCCGGCAtcaccttcttccccctcgaTGTCACTAACGAGCAGTCCATCATTGACCTGAAGGCAGCGTTGCAGAAACTCACGTCGGGgaacctcgacatcctcgtcaactGCGC TGGCATTGCATACACGATGACGGCCATCGACACCGACGTCGGGGCCGTGCAGCGCATGTTCGACATCAACCTGTTTGGCCCCATGCGCATGGTGCACCACTTACACGAGATGATCATCCAGGCCAAGGGCACCATCGTCAACATCGGTTCGATTGGCGGCATCATCCCCTTCATGTATGGCT CATCATACAACGCGAGCAAGGCTGGACTCCATCACTGGGGCAACACGCTCCGCGTCGAAATGGCCCCGTTTGG CGTCAAGGTCATCACGGTCATCTCGGGAGAAGTGAGCACCAACATTCTCAAGAACGATGCCCACAGGAAGCTGCCGGAGGGGTCCTACTACTCCGTTCTCTCCGAGAACTTCCAGCGGCACGTCCTGCGGACCCCGG AGGGTGCCACCGACCGCTTCGACTACGCCACCAACGTCGTGGCGCAGAGCCTGAAGTCGTCCCCCCCGTCGTGGTTCTGGTACGGGAGCTTTACGGGCGTGACCCGTTTCCTCGACATGTTCTGCTGGCGTACGGTTTGG GACACTTTGATGTGGAACATGTTTAGCCTGGACAAGTTGAAGCAGGCCCATTCCACTCTCGCGAAGCAGCTTGCTTATTAG
- a CDS encoding Putative short-chain dehydrogenase/reductase SDR, NAD(P)-binding domain superfamily: protein MQITGNALVVGGGSGIGRACAVLLAREGASAVMVADLMVDTARDAAEECESAATNAQFNGFSFQVDITSEESVVALFAEASSRMGRIDYCVNCAGIGAQEATDIAGLSLSEFQRFLNVNTTGLFLVTREASIAMRAQKPMSVLPSDVKPDRGTTRGAIVNLGSATSMVATAGVLAYTTSKHAALGLTKNSALDNAAYGIRVNCVCPSWVDTPMVRKAIDGVEGLGDLIKGAVPMGRIAFPEEVADTVVYLCSPRSSYITGCGLIVDGGTTLGANR, encoded by the exons ATGCAAATCACTGGAAATGCTCTCGTTGTTGGCGGAG GAAGCGGCATCGGCAGGGCTTGCGCCGTGCTGCTCGCCAGGGAGGGCGCCTCCGCCGTCATGGTCGCCGACCTGATGGTCGACACGGCCCGCGACGCGGCCGAAGAGTGTGAgtccgccgccaccaacgCGCAGTTCAACGGGTTTTCTTTCCAGGTCGACATCACCAGCGAAGAGTCCGTCGTCGCGCTCTTTGCCGAGGCGAGCAGCAGGATGGGCCGCATCGACTATTGCGTCAACTGTGCCGGC ATTGGTGCCCAGGAGGCCACCGATATCGCTGGCCTCTCGTTGTCCGAGTTCCAGCGCTTCCTCAACGTCAACACCACCGGACTCTTTCTGGTCACCAGGGAAGCGTCCATCGCCATGAGGGCCCAGAAGCCCATGTCCGTTCTCCCGTCCGACGTGAAGCCGGACCGAGGCACGACTCGTGGCGCCATCGTGAACCTTGGCTCGGCTACTTCCATGGTTGCCACGGCGGGCGTCCTGGCATATACCACCTCCAAGCATGCAGCACTCGGCTTGACCAAAAATAGTG CTCTCGACAACGCCGCCTACGGGATCAGGGTCAACTGCGTGTGCCCTTCGTGGGTGGACACGCCCATGGTGCGCAAAGCAatcgacggcgtcgaaggGCTCGGGGACCTGATCAAGGGAGCGGTGCCCATGGGCCGCATCGCCTTCCCGGAGGAGGTGGCAGACACCGTCGTCTACCTGTGCAGCCCACGATCCAGCTACATCACCGGATGCGGGCTCattgtcgacggcggcaccaCATTGGGTGCGAATCGATAG
- a CDS encoding Putative Acyl transferase domain superfamily, GroES-like superfamily, beta-ketoacyl synthase, producing the protein MSDTESLNAASGSESSSVVVVNGFRAEHENSVGSNPNVPAPQDDAFCIVGMACRLPGDISSPSDLWQFLVDQKSAQGTVPAERYNIEGFYHPAANRSGSMNVPGGYFIQEDVRQFDNNFFGVNNLEATYMDPQQRKLLQVVYECLQSSGTTMESLSGSSTGVFVANFSVDFQPMQARDPDYIHRYQASGSGATVMSNRISHVLNLQGPSFTVDTACSSSIYALHQAVNALKAGDCESAIVASANLIMSPEPHIGAAKSGVLSPTGTCHTFDSSADGYGRAEGVNAIYVKRLSAALRDGNPIRAIIKGSAVNAYVEHNHTAGKLPSGFMRSGRTPGISLPSGNMQEVVIRKAYRDAGLDFADTDYVECHGTGTPVGDPIEVDAIGRCFSPRQGPPLIIGSVKTNVGHSEGASGLTSIIKVVKSMEEGRIAPSYGVKKLNPKLILEERNLKVATQMENWPRALRRASINSFGYGGANAHVILESADSFLGQDFFLSQTRPQKALTNGVSNEPKHVVLPVSAGSANSLKKQVEQISEAATQCSDYETLQSLAHTLSKGRDELAFRGYLLASIDAAAEAVKLATTETADNRASPLPFGFVFTGQGAQHAGMAKELLSQSKHFLDTIRGLDKVLQALPAHQAPAWTLEQTLLDGPETSKINDATRSQPICTAVQIGLVDLLRSYGVQPTAVVGHSSGEMAAAYAAGLLSSSQAILVAYFRGYAVGHLTSQGRMMAAGLGPEEAKDLLESKGLQAEARVACVNSPESVTLSGSPAAIDALEAELQGQKKFARKLETNGRAYHSHMMEEIGPLYEELLAPVFNVPGSDSGFSSSSSESEEAKIKMYSSVGHNPDRLRVIDSTSSSSATETDAAYWRQNLEQPVQFSTALASLAKGAEGKKIHLIEIGPHSALKGPIQQIRKSIGLDEKSVPYSSTLVRKEDASACLKTLAGALFIKGHSIDWEYVNEVEAATRQNLRTLHALAPYPWDYSAGLLWNEPRTSIELRNRKHLRHELLGTAALTGNGIDYTWRNCLRPNEMPWIKDHKLEDEVVFPAAGYMAMAIEAVSQITGVKQQLKENKKKGSGSNNNIGFELRNVNISSALVVPEDTDEAAKDLELHTTMSLRKISGANASADWHDFSISSFFWTSDQATVHCTGSIRVTHDRKEVDHTCTTVADAEGFDLWASTGRWYTKWQQEGLCFGPQFRSLTTLQTDSARKRREAIATAKMEPTVEGAYEFYPVHPITIDAGLQAACLSGTSGHVASLRTWLPVFFAEMQIQPPTADAEGEIHVRSEEMGFSSGRIDGTVRDASGALVVDFKDGRMSRYTGKNSVAVSQQQESTTGEADAADAATGAGADPLALYTQRQPTLRIQWKPDVLRLGPGSASALRKYVAGIVDQLSEDLRDDESLAVIGALLTLAGHKQPRMRVLEIGGDGQGYKSDQWLSMLDKETAFPRCRSWHAGNLGDKGVVSLQDGAEGPFDVVVIPKLSTSKKATVWDNAEGGIAPLLSTRSIVVIRKSEAAAAGLKAAGFDVLDVGAQVLLAVRPAPTSVLKGRTAVIVKAERASTVVDEFAKTLAAYLETAADVSEARIVSLDKLDSIKIKEDDVCVSLLETETEFLATLSPQSMDRLRAVTDVVADLLWVTGANMLGSEPDPNLTLSNGLSRAMMLEQPRLRWSVLDVGHALTQTKKENNKDAAEVAAQVCGNILSGLVALYEQDDAEFISVDGLLHVSRYGPDVEVNSLFRRRLDPQTVKADAQTLADANPARLTIGRPGVTDTMYFQQTCEPGDDKAPAAGFVDIEVKAVSLNAKDVYAMSGRVETRDKTTAFDFSGVVTAVGSTLPESESGPIPAPLKVGDRVVAYAPFHIGTTARVPVGCVHPLLDHEEFTVVPTLLVVYATALYALHDRAHLRKGESVLVHAGSGGFGIAAITVAQKMGAVVYTTCGSQSKRDYLVNELGVPASHIFSSRDDSFVRGIAEATGGRGVDVILNSLVGDLMHSSWEACLADFGRFVEVGKRELIDAGRLDMRAFLKSATFTAFDLSELFYAKDPYNRAIWDRLMVDTLQLYRAGEIQPLPTRVFDITQVSQAYRFFGNKDRVGKVVISMEDPNARVPVAPSPYLSRFDADKVYLLVGCLGGLGRSLSRWMVTRGARNFVFLGRSGADRPDAKQLVTRLRHSGATVDVVRGDVCSAADVTAAVAACLATGRKIGGVVQAAMGLHEALFTRMTNEAWHTGIEPKWKGTWNLHNAIERGAPGQELDFFLLTSSISGTVGTATESNYCAANGFLDAFARWRRARGQACVSVGLGMISEVGYLHENPEIEALLLRKGIQPLNEDELLQVVDLALASEQEGAVRESHLLTGLEADGLRALTARGFDVTTHGVLVEARAALLLASLQAEGEAAEAARASSEGGHSTAVTTAAAPWFKDVPSTVAAALAPEAAAESMQEAILNLMKKRFSSLILLPLDQVDERKALPGFGVDSMIASEFRSWFWAALRVDVPFLHIMSPQKSLLVLAEFVEETIMQPPAAK; encoded by the exons ATGTCCGACACCGAGTCTCTCAACGCCGCGTCCGGTAGCGAGTCGTcgagcgtcgtcgtcgtcaacgggTTCCGCGCTGAGCACGAGAACAGCGTCGGCAGCAACCCCAACGTGCCGGCTCCGCAGGATGATGCCTTTTGCATCGTCGGAATGG CCTGCCGCCTCCCCGGTGACATCAGCTCCCCCTCGGACCTCTGGcagttcctcgtcgaccagaaGTCGGCCCAGGGCACAGTTCCCGCCGAGAGGTACAACATCGAGGGCTTCTACCACCCGGCGGCCAACCGCAGCGGCAGCATGAACGTGCCGGGCGGCTACTTCATCCAGGAGGACGTCCGGCAGTTCGACAACAACTTCTTCGGCGTCAACAACCTCGAGGCCACCTACATGGACCCCCAGCAGCGCAAGCTGCTGCAGGTCGTCTACGAGTGCCTGCAGAGCTCCGGCACCACCATGGAGAGCCTGTCCGGCTCGAGCACCGGCGTTTTCGTCGCCAACTTCTCCGTCGACTTCCAGCCGATGCAGGCCCGCGACCCGGACTACATCCACCGCTACCAGGCCTCCGGCTCCGGTGCCACCGTTATGTCCAACAGAATCAGCCACGTCCTGAACCTCCAGGGGCCTAG TTTCACCGTCGACACGGCGTGCTCGTCATCCATCTACGCCCTCCACCAGGCCGTCAacgccctcaaggccggcgactGCGAGagcgccatcgtcgccagcgCCAACCTCATCATGTCGCCCGAACCGCACATCGGAGCTGCCAAGAGCGGTGTTCTCTCGCCGACGGGAACCTGCCACACCTTTGACTCGTCAGCCGACGGATACGGCCGCGCCGAGGGTGTCAACGCCATCTACGTCAAGCGCCTGTCCGCGGCCCTCCGTGACGGCAACCCGATCCGCGCCATCATCAAGGGCAGCGCAGTGAACGCGTACGTCGAGCATAATCATACAGCTGGCAAACTCCCTTCCGGCTTTATGAG GAGCGGCAGGACGCCCGGAATCTCGCTGCCCAGCGGCAACATGCAGGAGGTCGTCATCCGCAAGGCCTaccgcgacgccggcctcgacttTGCCGACACCGACTACGTCGAGTGCCACGGCACCGGAACCCCCGTCGGCGACCCGATCGAGGTGGACGCCATCGGCCGATGCTTCTCTCCTCGCCAGGGGCCTCCTCTCATCATCGGCAGT GTCAAAACCAACGTTGGTCACAGCGAGGGAGCCAGCGGTCTCACCTCCATCATCAAGGTCGTCAAGTCCATGGAGGAGGGCCGCATCGCCCCTTCATACGGAGTCAAGAAGCTGAACCCCAAGC TGATCCTCGAGGAGCGCAACCTCAAGGTCGCCACGCAGATGGAGAACTGGCCGCGAGCGCTTCGCCGCGCCAGTATCAACTCCTTTGGCtacggcggcgccaacgccCACGTCATCCTCGAGTCCGCCGACAGCTTCCTCGGCCAAgatttcttcctctctcagACCCGTCCCCAGAAGGCCCTGACCAACGGCGTCTCCAATGAGCCGAAGCACGTCGTGCTCCCCGTCTCGGCTGGGTCCGCCAACTCCCTGAAGAAGCAGGTCGAGCAGATCTCCGAGGCGGCCACGCAGTGCAGCGACTACGAGACCCTCCAGAGTCTGGCTCACACCCTCTCCAAGGGCCGTGACGAGCTGGCGTTCCGAGGTTACCTCCTGGCGTCcatcgatgccgccgccgaggccgtcaagctcGCCACCACCGAGACGGCGGACAACAGGGCGTCGCCTCTGCccttcggcttcgtcttcacGGGCCAGGGCGCCCAGCATGCCGGCATGGCCAAGGAGCTGCTGTCCCAGAGCAAGCACTTCCTCGACACcatccgcggcctcgacaaggtcCTCCAAGCGCTGCCCGCCCACCAGGCGCCGGCGTGGACGCTTGAGCAGacgctcctcgacgggcccGAGACCAGCAAGATCAACGACGCCACGCGCAGCCAGCCCATCTGCACGGCCGTCCAgatcggcctcgtcgacctgctccgcAGCTACGGCGTCCAGCCcacggccgtcgtcggccactcGTCCGGCGAgatggccgccgcctacgccgccggcctcctcaGTTCCTCGCaggccatcctcgtcgcctacTTCCGCGGCTACGCCGTCGGCCACCTGACGTCCCAGGGCCGCATGatggccgccggcctgggccccgaggaggccaaggacctCCTCGAGAGCAAGGGgctccaggccgaggcccgcgTCGCCTGCGTCAACTCGCCCGAGAGCGTCACCCTCAGCGGCTCCccggccgccatcgacgcgctcgaggccgagctgcagGGCCAGAAGAAGTTCGCCCGCAAGCTCGAGACCAACGGGCGCGCGTACCACTCGCACATGATGGAGGAGATCGGCCCCCTGTacgaggagctgctggcccCTGTCTTCAACGTGCCCGGCTCCGACTCgggcttctcgtcctcgtcgagcgagtccgaggaggccaagatcaagatgTACTCGTCCGTCGGTCACAACCCGGACCGCCTCCGGGTCATcgactcgacctcgagcagctccGCCACCGAGACGGACGCCGCCTACTGGCGCCAGAACCTCGAGCAGCCCGTCCAGTTCAGCACCGCCCTGGCATCCCtcgccaagggcgccgagggcaagaagatcCACCTCATCGAGATCGGCCCTCACTCGGCCCTCAAGGGCCCCATCCAGCAGATCCGAAAGTccatcggcctcgacgagaagTCAGTCCCCTACTCGTCCACCCTCGTCCGCAAGGAGGACGCCAGCGCGTGCCTCAAGacgctcgccggcgccctcttcATCAAGGGCCACAGCATCGACTGGGAGTACGTCAACGAGGTCGAAGCCGCCACCAGGCAGAACCTCCGCACTCTCCACGCGCTGGCCCCCTACCCCTGGGACTACTCGGCCGGCCTGCTCTGGAACGAGCCTCGCACGAGCATCGAGCTGCGTAACCGGAAGCACCTCCGCCACGAGCTGCTCGGCACGGCGGCCCTCACGGGTAACGGCATCGACTACACGTGGCGCAACTGCCTGCGGCCTAACGAGATGCCGTGGATCAAGGACCacaagctcgaggacgaggtcgtcttcccggcggccgggtacatggccatggccatcgaggccgtgTCCCAGATCACGGGCGtcaagcagcagctcaaggagaacaagaagaagggcagcggcagcaacaacaacattgGCTTCGAGCTGCGCAACGTCAACATCAGCTCGgctctcgtcgtccccgaagacacggacgaggcggccaaggacctTGAGTTGCACACGACCATGTCCCTCCGCAAGATCTCGGGCGCCAACGCCTCGGCCGACTGGCACGacttctccatctcgtccttcttctggaCCTCTGACCAGGCCACCGTCCACTGCACCGGCAGCATCCGCGTCACCCACGACCGGAAGGAGGTCGACCACACCTGCACAaccgtcgccgacgccgagggcttCGACCTCTGGGCCTCGACCGGCCGCTGGTACACCAAGTGGCAGCAGGAGGGCCTCTGCTTCGGCCCCCAGTTCCGCTCCCTGACGACCCTGCAGACCGACAGCGCCCGCAAGCGccgcgaggccatcgccacgGCCAAGATGGAGCCcaccgtcgagggcgcctACGAGTTCTACCCGGTCCACCCCATCACAATCGACGCCGGGCTCCAGGCCGCCTGCCTCAGTGGCACTTCGGGCCACGTCGCCTCGCTCCGAACCTGGCTGCCCGTTTTCTTCGCTGAGATGCAGATCCAGCCGCCcaccgccgatgccgagggcgagatCCACGTCCGCTCCGAGGAGATGGGCTTCTCGAGCGGCCGCATCGACGGAACCGTCCGTGACGCGagcggcgccctcgtcgtcgacttcaAGGACGGCCGCATGTCCCGCTACACCGGCAAGAactccgtcgccgtctcgcagcagcaggagtCCACCacgggcgaggccgacgccgccgacgccgccaccggtgccggcgccgaccccTTGGCCCTCTACACGCAGCGCCAGCCGACCCTTCGCATCCAGTGGAAGCCGGACGTGCTCCGTCTCGGCCCGGGATCCGCCTCGGCGCTGCGCAAGTACgtggccggcatcgtcgaccagCTCAGCGAGGACCTCCGTGACGACGAGAgcctcgccgtcatcggcgcgCTCCTGACGCTCGCCGGCCACAAGCAGCCGCGCATGCGCGTCCTCGAgatcggcggcgacggccagggcTACAAGTCGGACCAGTGGCTTAGCATGCTCGACAAGGAGACGGCCTTCCCGCGCTGCCGCTCGTGGCACGCCGGCAACCTCGGCGACAAGGGCGTCGTCTCGCTccaggacggcgccgagggcccCTTTGATGTTGTCGTCATCCCCAAGCTGAGCACTTCCAAGAAGGCCACTGTCTGGGAcaacgccgagggcggcatcgcGCCCCTCCTGTCCACCcgcagcatcgtcgtcatccgcAAGTcggaggccgccgccgccggtctcAAGGCtgccggcttcgacgtctTGGATGTTGGAGCCCAGGTCCTGCTTGCTGTGCGCCCGGCACCGACGAGCGTTCTGAAGGGTCgcaccgccgtcatcgtcaaggccgagcgTGCCtcgaccgtcgtcgacgagttCGCCAAGACGCTGGCCGCCTACCTggagaccgccgccgacgtttCCGAGGCCCGCATCGTCAGCCTGGACAAGCTCGACTCgatcaagatcaaggaggacgacgtctGCGTCTCCCTGctcgagaccgagaccgagttCCTCGCCACGCTGAGCCCGCAGTCCATGGACCGTCTGCGCGCCGTCACCGACGTCGTGGCCGATCTCCTCTGGGTCACGGGCGCCAACATGCTCGGCAGCGAGCCGGACCCCAACCTCACGCTCTCCAACGGCCTCTCGCGCGCCATGATGCTCGAGCAGCCCAGGCTGCGCTGGTCGgtgctcgacgtcggccacgCCCTCAcgcagacgaagaaggagaacaacaaggacgccgccgaggtcgccgctCAGGTGTGCGGCAACATCCTCTCCggtctcgtcgccctctacgagcaggacgacgccgagttCATCTCCGTCGACGGTCTCCTCCACGTCAGCCGCTACGGCCCGGACGTCGAGGTCAACTCgctcttccgccgccgcctcgacccccagaccgtcaaggccgacgcccagaccctcgccgacgccaacccGGCCCGCCTCACCATCGGCCGCCCCGGCGTCACCGACACCATGTACTTCCAGCAGACCTgcgagcccggcgacgacaaggcccccgcggccggcttcgtcgacatcgaggtcaaggccgtcagTCTCAACGCCAAGGATGTCTACGCTATGAGCGGCCGCGTCGAGACCCGcgacaagacgacggcgTTTGACTTCTCCGGTGTTgtcaccgccgtcggctcCACTCTccccgagtccgagtccggCCCCATTCCGGCGCCGctcaaggtcggcgaccGGGTCGTCGCCTACGCGCCCTTCCACATCGGCACCACGGCCCGCGTGCCCGTCGGATGCGTCCACCCGCTCCTCGACCACGAGGAGTTCACCGTGGTGCCGacgctcctcgtcgtctacGCCACCGCGCTCTACGCCCTCCACGACCGCGCCCACCTCCGCAAGGGCGAGTCCGTGCTCGTCCacgccggctccggcggcttcggcatcgccgccatcaccgtgGCCCAGAAGatgggcgccgtcgtctACACCACCTGCGGCTCCCAGTCCAAGCGCGACTacctcgtcaacgagctCGGCGTGCCGGCCTCGCACATCTTCAGCTCGCGCGACGACTCCTTCGTCcgcggcatcgccgaggccactggcggccgcggcgtcgacgtcatCCTCAActccctcgtcggcgacctcATGCACAGCAGTTGGGAGGCCTGCCTCGCCGACTTTGGCCgcttcgtcgaggtcggcaagcgcgagctcatcgacgccggccgcctcgacaTGCGCGCGTTCCTCAAGAGCGCCACCTTCACCGCCTTCGACCTCTCGGAGCTCTTCTACGCAAAGGACCCCTACAACCGCGCCATCTGGGACCGCCTCATGGTCGACACCCTGCAGCTCTACCGCGCCGGCGAGATCCAGCCCCTGCCCACGCGCGTCTTCGACATCACCCAGGTCTCCCAGGCCTACCGCTTCTTCGGCAACAAGGACCGCGTCGGCAAGGTCGTCATCTCCATGGAGGACCCCAACGCCCGCGTCCCCGTCGCGCCGTCCCCCTACCTGAGCCgcttcgacgccgacaaggtctacctcctcgtcggctgcctcggcggtctcggccGCAGTCTGAGCAGGTGGATGGTGACCCGCGGCGCCCGCaacttcgtcttcctcggccgctccggcgccgacagGCCCGACGCCAAGCAGCTCGTCACCCGCCTGCGGCACTCGGGCGCCACCGTTGACGTCGTCCGCGGCGACGTCTgcagcgccgccgacgtcaccgccgccgtggctGCCTGCCTCGCCACCGGTCGCAAGATCGGCGGTgtcgtccaggccgccatGGGCCTGCACGAGGCCCTCTTCACCCGCATGACCAACGAGGCCTGGCACACGGGTATCGAGCCCAAGTGGAAGGGAACCTGGAACCTGCACAACGCCATCGAGCGCGGCGCCCCCGGCCAGGAGCTCGACTTCTTCCTGCtcacctcgtccatctccgGCACCGTCGGTACCGCCACCGAGAGCAACTACTGcgccgccaacggcttcctcgacgccttcgcccgCTGGCGCCGCGCCCGCGGCCAGGCCTGCGTCTCCGTCGGTCTCGGCATGATTTCCGAGGTCGGCTACCTCCACGAGAACCCGGAGATCGAGGCCCTGCTGCTCCGCAAGGGCATCCAGCCTCTCAACGAGGACGAACTGCTgcaggtcgtcgacctcgcccttGCCAGCGAGCAGGAGGGCGCCGTCAGGGAGTCCCACCTGCTCACGggtctcgaggccgacggccttCGCGCCCTGACGGCTCGCGGCTTCGACGTCACCACccacggcgtcctcgtcgaggcccgcgccgccctgctcctcgcctcgctgcaggccgagggcgaggccgccgaagccgcccgCGCCAGCTCCGAGGGAGGCCACTCCACCGCCGtcacgacggccgccgccccctgGTTCAAGGACGTCCCCTctaccgtcgccgccgctctcgcgcccgaggccgccgccgagtccaTGCAGGAGGCCATCCTCAACCTGATGAAGAAGCGCTTCTCCAGCTTGATCCTGCTGCCGCTcgaccaggtcgacgagcgcAAGGCGCTGCCGGGTTTCGGTGTCGACAGCATGATCGCCTCCGAGTTCCGCTCCTGGTTCTGGGCCGCCCTGCGCGTCGACGTGCCTTTCCTGCACATCATGAGCCCGCAGAAGTCGCTGTTGGTGCTGGCCGAGTTTGTCGAGGAGACGATCATGCAGCCGCCTGCGGCCAAGTAG